One genomic segment of Vibrio sp. SCSIO 43136 includes these proteins:
- a CDS encoding response regulator — protein MEKLNVICVDDEREVLGAVLQDLAPLKSWINIEDCESADEALDVIDELDADGEHIALIISDHIMPGKTGVELLTELSMDSRFTHLKKVLLTGQATHQDTIVAINKARIESYFEKPWQGEELVARARNLITEFIFDQGLDYSQWQQELDQQVVLNRIR, from the coding sequence GCGTCGATGATGAGCGAGAAGTGCTTGGTGCGGTATTGCAAGATCTGGCTCCCTTAAAGAGTTGGATCAATATCGAAGATTGCGAATCGGCAGATGAAGCACTGGACGTAATTGATGAGCTTGATGCCGATGGTGAGCATATCGCATTGATCATCTCTGACCATATTATGCCGGGAAAAACTGGAGTTGAGCTGTTAACTGAGCTCTCTATGGACAGCCGTTTTACCCACTTAAAGAAAGTCTTGCTGACGGGCCAAGCCACCCACCAAGACACCATTGTTGCCATCAATAAAGCTAGAATAGAAAGCTATTTTGAAAAGCCGTGGCAAGGAGAGGAGCTAGTGGCAAGAGCTCGTAACCTGATCACTGAGTTTATCTTTGATCAAGGACTAGATTATTCGCAGTGGCAGCAAGAGCTCGATCAACAAGTGGTATTAAATAGAATACGTTAA
- a CDS encoding zinc/cadmium/mercury/lead-transporting ATPase, with translation MCQKHEACCSSKPTFSPKISSCSPATPLAIKSAVSSTSACCSSNSCSESQTPLEDDEPDAGGSSQSFSWIVAGMDCPACASKVEKAVLAIPGVSTANVRFATEKLIVRGDSTLSENIVVSAIQELGFSLNSSHSAKPETHSRWSWLEKNALLIGLSLAMLISTLISHWYPDFATYLFASVCLVGVLPIAKKAWQSAQTGTPFSIETLMTVAALGALYLGETVEAAMVLILFLLGENLEAYAAGRARSGVKALMALVPENATLVIDGKMTQVSVQSLKPGDVIEVAAGDRLPADGTVSMGETSVDESALTGESVPVEKSQGDAILAGSVVVDRSVQVTITSKQGENAVDRILHLIEEADARKAPLERFLDRFSRWYTPLMMLVALLVMVIPPTLFAQPWETWIYRSLAMLLIACPCALVISTPAAITSGLATASRHGALIKGGAALELLGSIETVAFDKTGTLTKGQPQVTDVLPFAQYSAERIVKYAASIEVGSKHPLALALVEYANSKQVVLEPAQEKTALVGAGISGLVSGDAVTILSPTKVSTPLATQVAEAVARLEHQGKTVVVVTINQQVVAAIAWQDTLRDDAKRAVDRLHQMNIKTLMLTGDNPIAAQAMAESIGIGFKAGLMPQDKVTYVEALSETHRVAMVGDGINDAPAMKSATIGIAMGTGTDVALETADAALTHNRLLELPFMIQLSRSTLAIIKQNIALALGLKGVFLVTSLLGYTGLWVAVLADSGATALVTLNALRLLAEPRN, from the coding sequence ATGTGCCAAAAACATGAGGCTTGCTGTTCAAGCAAGCCTACCTTTTCTCCTAAAATTTCTTCTTGTTCACCAGCAACACCCCTTGCGATCAAATCGGCTGTGAGCTCAACATCGGCGTGCTGTTCAAGCAACAGTTGCTCAGAGTCTCAAACACCTTTGGAAGACGATGAACCCGATGCTGGTGGCTCCAGTCAAAGCTTTAGCTGGATAGTGGCAGGTATGGATTGCCCAGCATGCGCATCAAAAGTAGAAAAAGCAGTATTGGCAATTCCTGGTGTGAGCACGGCCAATGTACGTTTTGCTACCGAAAAACTGATTGTGCGGGGTGATTCAACACTGAGTGAAAATATAGTGGTCTCAGCCATACAAGAGCTCGGATTTTCTCTAAATTCATCACACTCTGCTAAGCCAGAAACGCATTCACGTTGGAGTTGGCTTGAGAAAAACGCACTTCTGATTGGCCTGAGTCTGGCGATGTTAATCAGTACCTTAATCTCACACTGGTACCCAGACTTTGCTACTTACCTTTTTGCTTCAGTTTGCCTTGTTGGCGTACTTCCTATTGCTAAAAAGGCGTGGCAGTCAGCGCAAACCGGTACACCTTTCTCTATTGAAACCTTGATGACGGTGGCTGCACTCGGAGCACTTTATCTTGGTGAAACTGTGGAAGCGGCGATGGTGCTGATACTGTTTTTGCTGGGAGAGAACCTAGAAGCTTATGCTGCTGGCAGAGCAAGAAGTGGGGTCAAGGCTCTGATGGCTTTGGTGCCGGAAAATGCCACTTTGGTGATAGATGGAAAAATGACCCAAGTGTCTGTACAAAGTCTAAAGCCGGGAGATGTGATTGAAGTTGCCGCTGGCGACAGGTTACCCGCTGACGGGACTGTATCGATGGGGGAAACCAGTGTCGATGAAAGCGCATTAACAGGGGAATCAGTACCGGTCGAAAAATCACAAGGAGATGCAATTTTAGCGGGTTCTGTCGTGGTAGATCGCTCCGTTCAAGTGACGATCACATCAAAGCAAGGGGAAAACGCTGTTGATCGAATTCTTCATCTCATCGAAGAAGCCGACGCCCGCAAAGCACCATTAGAGAGATTCCTTGATAGATTCAGTCGTTGGTACACTCCTTTAATGATGTTGGTAGCCTTGCTAGTCATGGTTATCCCGCCCACTTTATTTGCCCAGCCATGGGAAACATGGATTTACCGCAGCCTTGCAATGTTGTTGATAGCCTGTCCGTGCGCTTTGGTTATCTCAACACCAGCTGCGATTACTTCTGGCCTTGCGACAGCTTCTCGCCACGGGGCTTTGATTAAAGGTGGAGCAGCATTGGAATTACTCGGCTCTATTGAAACCGTCGCTTTTGATAAAACAGGGACCTTAACCAAAGGCCAGCCACAAGTCACCGATGTATTGCCATTTGCCCAATACAGTGCCGAGCGCATTGTTAAGTATGCAGCGTCGATAGAGGTTGGGTCAAAGCACCCACTGGCCTTAGCTTTGGTAGAGTATGCGAACTCAAAGCAGGTCGTATTAGAGCCAGCACAAGAGAAAACGGCCTTGGTTGGTGCGGGAATCAGTGGTTTGGTTTCTGGTGACGCAGTGACCATTTTATCTCCAACAAAAGTGAGCACGCCGCTTGCGACCCAAGTGGCGGAAGCAGTCGCTCGGTTAGAGCATCAGGGTAAAACCGTGGTGGTAGTGACTATCAATCAGCAAGTCGTTGCCGCTATTGCTTGGCAAGATACGCTGCGTGACGATGCAAAACGTGCGGTTGATAGATTGCACCAGATGAATATTAAAACTCTGATGCTAACCGGAGATAACCCAATTGCTGCTCAGGCAATGGCCGAGTCGATAGGTATTGGCTTTAAAGCGGGATTGATGCCACAAGATAAAGTGACTTATGTCGAAGCGTTAAGCGAAACTCATAGAGTTGCTATGGTCGGGGATGGTATTAACGACGCTCCAGCGATGAAATCTGCCACCATCGGCATCGCAATGGGCACAGGGACAGACGTTGCGCTGGAAACTGCTGATGCTGCGCTAACGCATAATCGATTGTTAGAGTTGCCATTTATGATACAGCTTTCTCGCTCAACGCTTGCCATCATTAAGCAAAACATCGCTTTGGCGCTCGGACTAAAAGGCGTATTTTTGGTGACCAGTCTATTGGGTTACACAGGGCTATGGGTTGCGGTCTTAGCTGACAGTGGCGCAACGGCGCTCGTGACACTCAATGCACTTCGTTTGCTTGCTGAGCCGAGAAACTGA